In one Streptomyces sp. NBC_00597 genomic region, the following are encoded:
- a CDS encoding prolyl oligopeptidase family serine peptidase — MAVPTGPYGSWPSPIDAAVAASLDGRPEYVATVGPEVWWTEPRPTEGGRRTLVRRPADGGPETSVLPAPWNVRSRVTEYGGRPWAGTERTAGGPLVVFVHFADQRMYAFEPDAPDGAPPRPLTPVSAVGGGLRWADPVLRGDEVWCVLEEFTGPAPTDVRRVLAAVPLDGAAAGDRSRVRELTDDRHRFTTGPRLSPDGLHAAWLVWDHPRMPWDGTEVRLAEVGPDGKLSGARTVLGGPEEAVAQVEWTPRGDLLAVSDRSGWWNPYRVDPATGEAVNLCPREEEFGGPLWKPGLSWLAPLPGGLLAVLHGQGSSVLGVLDPESGDLVDAAGPWTAWQPTLAAHGTRVYGVAASPRSAYEVVELDTEDGHARVVGAAGVDPVDPSYYPEPQTRTFLGQGGREIHAHVYPPHHPARRAPADELPPYVIWVHGGPTDHVPPVLDLHIAYFTSRGIGVAEVNYGGSSGYGRAYRERLREQWGVVDVEDCAAVARSLAAEGTADPDRLAIRGGSAGGWTAAASLAAGDLYACAAIIYPVLDLLGFAEETHDLESRYIDGLAGPPQTLAVRCRERSPVARADRITAPFVLLQGLDDPVCPPAQAERFLAALRGRPVPHAYVAFEGEGHGFRRADTMVRALEAELSLYAQVFGFDRPDVPRLALDPTGP, encoded by the coding sequence ATGGCGGTGCCGACCGGGCCCTACGGCAGCTGGCCCTCGCCCATCGACGCGGCTGTCGCCGCCTCGCTCGACGGGCGGCCCGAGTACGTCGCCACCGTCGGCCCCGAGGTGTGGTGGACCGAGCCCCGGCCGACCGAGGGTGGCCGCCGCACCTTGGTGCGCAGGCCCGCCGACGGCGGCCCCGAGACCTCGGTGCTGCCCGCCCCGTGGAACGTCCGCAGCCGCGTCACCGAGTACGGGGGCCGGCCCTGGGCCGGCACCGAACGGACCGCGGGCGGACCCCTGGTGGTGTTCGTCCACTTCGCCGACCAGCGGATGTACGCCTTCGAACCAGACGCCCCGGACGGTGCGCCCCCGCGGCCCCTCACCCCCGTCTCCGCGGTCGGAGGTGGACTGCGCTGGGCCGATCCGGTCCTGCGCGGGGACGAAGTCTGGTGCGTCCTGGAGGAGTTCACCGGGCCGGCCCCGACCGACGTGCGCCGGGTGCTGGCCGCCGTACCGTTGGACGGCGCCGCTGCCGGGGACCGCTCCCGCGTACGCGAACTCACCGACGACCGGCACCGGTTCACCACCGGGCCGCGGCTCTCCCCCGACGGGCTGCACGCGGCCTGGCTGGTGTGGGACCACCCCCGGATGCCGTGGGACGGTACCGAGGTGCGGCTCGCCGAGGTCGGGCCCGACGGGAAGCTGAGCGGGGCCCGTACCGTACTGGGCGGCCCCGAGGAGGCCGTGGCCCAGGTGGAGTGGACCCCCCGCGGCGACCTCCTCGCCGTCAGCGACCGCAGCGGCTGGTGGAACCCGTACCGGGTGGACCCGGCGACCGGCGAGGCCGTCAACCTGTGCCCGCGCGAGGAGGAGTTCGGCGGCCCCCTGTGGAAACCCGGGCTGAGCTGGCTGGCCCCGCTGCCCGGCGGGCTCCTGGCCGTCCTGCACGGCCAGGGCTCCTCGGTGCTCGGCGTCCTCGACCCGGAGAGCGGCGACCTGGTGGACGCCGCCGGGCCGTGGACGGCCTGGCAGCCCACCCTCGCCGCGCACGGCACCCGCGTCTACGGGGTCGCGGCCAGCCCGCGCAGCGCCTACGAGGTGGTGGAGCTCGACACCGAGGACGGACACGCCCGCGTGGTCGGCGCGGCCGGGGTGGACCCGGTGGACCCCTCGTACTATCCGGAACCACAGACCCGGACCTTCCTCGGCCAGGGCGGTCGGGAGATCCACGCCCACGTCTACCCGCCGCACCACCCCGCGCGCCGGGCGCCCGCCGACGAACTGCCCCCGTACGTGATCTGGGTGCACGGTGGCCCCACCGACCACGTGCCGCCCGTACTCGACCTGCACATCGCCTACTTCACCTCGCGCGGCATCGGCGTGGCGGAGGTGAACTACGGCGGCTCCAGCGGCTACGGGCGCGCCTACCGGGAGCGGCTGCGCGAGCAGTGGGGCGTCGTCGACGTGGAGGACTGCGCGGCGGTGGCCAGGTCGCTGGCCGCCGAGGGCACCGCGGACCCGGATCGCCTCGCCATCCGGGGCGGCAGCGCGGGCGGCTGGACGGCGGCGGCCTCGCTGGCCGCCGGCGACCTGTACGCCTGCGCCGCGATCATCTACCCCGTCCTGGACCTGCTGGGCTTCGCCGAGGAGACCCACGACCTGGAGTCCCGTTACATCGACGGCCTGGCCGGGCCCCCGCAGACCTTGGCCGTGCGCTGCCGCGAGCGCTCACCGGTCGCCCGCGCCGACCGGATCACCGCCCCCTTCGTACTGCTCCAGGGCCTGGACGACCCGGTCTGCCCGCCGGCCCAGGCGGAGCGCTTCCTGGCGGCCCTGCGGGGGCGCCCGGTGCCGCACGCGTACGTCGCCTTCGAGGGCGAGGGCCACGGGTTCCGGCGTGCGGACACCATGGTCCGGGCGCTGGAGGCGGAACTCTCCCTGTACGCCCAGGTGTTCGGGTTCGACCGGCCGGACGTCCCCCGTCTCGCCCTGGACCCGACCGGGCCCTAG
- a CDS encoding GNAT family protein — translation MPYSTYLREGEHVGLRPFRLADGPEFTTHVHESRHLHHPWLSPPETIEEYEPYATSLIEGGTRVGFLVCERETGAIAGFVNINNIVHGAFDCGALGYGAFAHAAGRGLFREALRLVVAHAFAPESEGGLGLHRLEANIQPDNEASLALVRGAGFRLEGLSPDFLFVDGAWRDHERWAITVEMAGPTAADRAG, via the coding sequence ATGCCATATTCCACGTACCTGCGCGAGGGGGAGCACGTCGGACTGCGGCCCTTCCGGCTCGCCGACGGCCCCGAGTTCACCACGCACGTGCACGAGAGCCGGCACCTCCACCACCCCTGGCTGTCCCCGCCGGAGACGATCGAGGAGTACGAGCCGTACGCGACGTCCCTGATCGAGGGCGGGACCCGGGTGGGCTTCCTGGTGTGCGAGCGCGAGACCGGGGCCATCGCCGGCTTCGTCAACATCAACAACATCGTCCACGGCGCCTTCGACTGCGGAGCGCTCGGCTACGGCGCCTTCGCGCACGCCGCCGGGCGGGGGCTGTTCCGGGAGGCGCTTCGGCTCGTCGTGGCGCACGCCTTCGCCCCCGAGAGCGAGGGCGGTCTGGGGCTGCACCGGCTGGAGGCCAACATCCAGCCGGACAACGAGGCCTCCCTGGCCCTGGTCCGCGGGGCCGGCTTCCGACTGGAGGGGCTCTCGCCGGACTTCCTCTTCGTCGACGGGGCGTGGCGCGACCACGAGCGATGGGCGATCACCGTCGAAATGGCGGGTCCCACGGCCGCCGATCGCGCAGGATGA
- a CDS encoding arginase family protein, producing the protein MRSLVLLDAPSNLGLRPPAPATVPGVYKLAGALRDQGLLSRLGAREGGVVVPPRYDRGNWREGDGVFHSGPLATYTVALADRIEKHLRAGEFPVVLGGDCSIQLGASLAMRRVGRYGLAAIDGSADFRHPGNEAVNGPVGAAAGEELALATGRGQAVLADLEGLGPYLRDEDVRLFGLRDGDGDLPELRAAGISTATVGDIRARGAAAVARAALDGLHPPDTDGFWVHLDADVLDPDVMPAVDSPDPGGLLPGELAELLSVLVGSPRCVGLNVTIYDPDLDPDLRAGALLADLVVGAFA; encoded by the coding sequence ATGCGAAGCCTGGTCCTCCTCGACGCCCCGTCCAACCTGGGCCTGCGCCCGCCCGCACCCGCCACCGTCCCCGGCGTCTACAAACTGGCGGGCGCCCTGCGCGACCAGGGTCTGCTGAGCCGGCTCGGCGCCCGCGAGGGCGGGGTCGTGGTGCCGCCGCGCTACGACCGCGGCAACTGGCGTGAGGGCGACGGGGTCTTCCACTCCGGCCCGCTCGCCACCTACACCGTCGCCCTCGCCGACCGGATCGAAAAGCACCTGCGCGCCGGGGAGTTCCCGGTCGTCCTCGGCGGGGACTGCTCGATCCAGCTCGGCGCCAGCCTCGCCATGCGCCGCGTGGGACGGTACGGGCTGGCCGCGATCGACGGCTCCGCCGACTTCCGCCACCCCGGCAACGAGGCCGTCAACGGCCCCGTCGGAGCCGCCGCCGGTGAGGAGCTCGCCCTCGCCACCGGCCGCGGCCAGGCCGTCCTCGCCGACCTGGAAGGGCTGGGCCCCTACCTCCGCGACGAGGACGTACGGCTCTTCGGGCTGCGCGACGGCGACGGGGACCTGCCGGAGCTGCGCGCCGCGGGGATCTCCACGGCCACCGTCGGGGACATCCGCGCACGCGGAGCCGCAGCAGTGGCGCGCGCCGCGCTGGACGGACTGCACCCGCCGGACACCGATGGGTTCTGGGTCCACCTGGACGCCGACGTACTGGACCCGGACGTGATGCCCGCGGTCGACAGCCCCGACCCCGGCGGCCTGCTCCCCGGCGAACTCGCCGAGCTGCTCTCCGTATTGGTCGGCTCCCCGCGCTGCGTCGGCCTCAACGTCACGATCTACGACCCGGACCTCGACCCGGACCTGCGGGCCGGGGCGCTGCTCGCCGACCTGGTCGTGGGGGCGTTCGCGTAG
- a CDS encoding DUF5107 domain-containing protein → MATTVRRAVLTLPAAPLGPENPLPVLRAPADVHTLDERTREELPRDMARQIGYEPLRSLLPVRLLDGYQRRRREGEFEAVVIENAHLRVTVLPGLGGRVHSLVHLPTGRELLYRNPVFQPANFALNGAWFSGGIEWNIGATGHTTLSCAPLHAALVPAPDGGVMVRLWEWERLRDLPFQVDLWLPDDSEFLYVGVRVRNPHERPAPVYWWSNTAVPENPGTRVLAPADEAWHFGYERALRRIPVPQWEGEDRTYPLRSTYPADFFYEVADGARPWIASLDAEGHGLVQTSTAQLRGRKLFVWGAGEGGRRWQEWLTEPGTGGYAEIQAGLARTQLEHVRLEAGAEFSWLEAYGPLSVDPAPVHGPDWRAARSAAQTALAAALPPERVEEAYEAWRGCADTEPGERLAAGSGWGALEVLCAGHELPGTPFPESGLGDAQAPWLELWRTGVFPAPRRVTPPGPSLVAPHWRDMLETAQADPLTEFHLGVAQWHAGDVAQAVRSWERGLALAPSRWPLLRCLAVADVVAGDPARAAQRFAEAFEDLAEESRGGEPWTAAESALGREAMTTLLAAGRLPAARAVWDRLRPSLREEGRFRLLAARLLAAEGHVGAARRVFEEGFELPDLREGDEILSEVWARVTDRPLPPSYDFRMRPPT, encoded by the coding sequence ATGGCCACCACCGTCCGCCGCGCCGTACTGACCCTGCCCGCAGCCCCCTTGGGCCCCGAGAACCCGCTACCCGTCCTGCGCGCCCCCGCCGACGTGCACACCCTGGACGAGCGCACGCGGGAGGAACTCCCGCGCGACATGGCCCGGCAGATCGGGTACGAGCCGCTGCGCTCGCTGCTGCCCGTCCGGCTGCTGGACGGATACCAGCGGCGCAGGCGTGAAGGCGAGTTCGAGGCCGTCGTCATCGAGAACGCACACCTGCGCGTCACCGTGCTGCCCGGGCTCGGCGGCCGGGTCCACTCCCTCGTGCACCTGCCCACCGGCCGTGAACTGCTCTACCGCAACCCGGTGTTCCAGCCCGCCAACTTCGCCCTCAACGGCGCCTGGTTCTCCGGCGGCATCGAGTGGAACATCGGTGCCACCGGCCACACCACCCTCTCCTGCGCGCCGCTGCACGCGGCGCTCGTACCGGCGCCGGACGGGGGCGTGATGGTCCGCCTCTGGGAATGGGAGCGGCTGCGCGACCTCCCGTTCCAGGTGGACCTGTGGCTGCCCGACGACTCGGAGTTCCTCTACGTCGGCGTCCGCGTCCGCAACCCGCACGAACGCCCCGCCCCCGTGTACTGGTGGTCCAACACCGCCGTACCGGAGAACCCGGGCACGCGGGTGCTCGCCCCCGCCGACGAGGCCTGGCACTTCGGGTACGAGCGCGCGCTGCGCCGCATCCCCGTACCGCAGTGGGAGGGCGAGGACCGCACCTACCCGCTGCGCAGCACCTACCCGGCCGACTTCTTCTACGAGGTCGCGGACGGGGCCCGGCCTTGGATCGCCTCGCTGGACGCCGAGGGGCACGGGCTCGTCCAGACGTCCACGGCCCAGCTGCGCGGGCGCAAGCTGTTCGTCTGGGGTGCGGGGGAGGGCGGCCGGCGCTGGCAGGAATGGCTGACCGAGCCGGGGACGGGCGGCTACGCCGAGATCCAGGCGGGCCTCGCCCGTACCCAGCTGGAGCACGTACGGCTGGAGGCCGGGGCGGAGTTCAGCTGGTTGGAGGCGTACGGGCCCCTGTCCGTGGACCCGGCGCCGGTGCACGGCCCCGACTGGCGGGCGGCCCGGTCCGCCGCACAGACGGCCCTGGCCGCCGCCCTGCCCCCGGAGCGGGTCGAAGAGGCGTACGAGGCATGGCGCGGCTGCGCCGACACCGAGCCGGGGGAACGGCTGGCCGCCGGCTCGGGATGGGGTGCACTGGAGGTGCTGTGCGCCGGGCACGAGCTGCCCGGCACCCCCTTCCCGGAATCGGGGCTCGGCGACGCCCAGGCGCCCTGGCTGGAACTGTGGCGCACCGGGGTCTTCCCAGCCCCGCGGCGGGTGACGCCGCCCGGGCCCAGCCTGGTCGCCCCGCACTGGCGGGACATGCTGGAGACGGCCCAGGCCGATCCGCTGACCGAGTTCCACCTGGGCGTGGCCCAGTGGCATGCGGGCGATGTGGCGCAGGCGGTGCGCAGCTGGGAGCGAGGCCTGGCGCTCGCCCCCTCGCGGTGGCCGCTGCTGCGCTGCCTGGCGGTGGCGGACGTGGTGGCCGGTGACCCGGCGAGGGCGGCGCAGCGGTTCGCCGAGGCCTTCGAAGACCTGGCCGAGGAGAGCCGGGGCGGCGAGCCGTGGACGGCCGCCGAGTCGGCGCTGGGGCGGGAGGCGATGACGACCCTGCTGGCCGCCGGACGGTTGCCGGCGGCGCGGGCGGTGTGGGACCGGCTGCGGCCGTCGCTCCGCGAGGAGGGCCGGTTCCGCCTGCTGGCCGCGCGGCTGCTGGCGGCGGAGGGCCATGTGGGCGCCGCCCGCAGGGTGTTCGAGGAGGGCTTCGAACTGCCCGACCTCCGTGAGGGTGACGAGATCCTCTCGGAGGTCTGGGCCCGCGTGACGGACCGCCCGCTGCCCCCCTCGTACGACTTCCGCATGCGCCCGCCGACATAG
- a CDS encoding methyltransferase domain-containing protein: MSAEEKAVYTHGHHESVLRSHRWRTAANSAAYLIGELRPGMSVLDVGCGPGTITADLAELVAPGGRVTAVDAAQDVLEQAAEHVRGRGLDGAVTFATADVHALDFPDDSFDVVHAHQVLQHVGDPVRALREMRRVCRPGGIVAARDADYAAMTWYPQEPVLDEWLSLYRRVARANGGEPDAGRRLLSWAKAAGFTRVTPSATAWCYATPEETAWWSALWADRTTASAYATIATDAGHATPAGLAAIADAWHRWGAAPDAWFSVLNGEILARA, translated from the coding sequence ATGAGCGCCGAGGAAAAGGCTGTCTACACGCACGGGCACCACGAATCCGTGCTGCGCTCGCACCGCTGGCGCACCGCCGCGAACTCCGCGGCCTACCTGATCGGCGAGCTGCGGCCGGGGATGTCGGTCCTGGACGTGGGCTGCGGGCCGGGCACGATCACGGCGGACCTGGCGGAACTGGTGGCGCCGGGCGGCCGGGTGACGGCGGTCGACGCGGCGCAGGACGTGCTGGAGCAGGCCGCGGAGCACGTGCGGGGGCGGGGCCTGGACGGGGCGGTCACCTTCGCCACCGCGGACGTCCACGCACTGGACTTCCCGGACGACTCCTTCGACGTGGTCCACGCCCACCAGGTGCTCCAGCACGTGGGCGACCCGGTGCGGGCGCTGCGCGAGATGCGGCGCGTGTGCCGGCCGGGCGGGATCGTGGCCGCCCGGGACGCGGACTACGCGGCGATGACCTGGTACCCGCAGGAGCCGGTCCTGGACGAGTGGCTGAGCCTGTACCGCCGGGTGGCCCGCGCGAACGGCGGCGAACCCGACGCCGGGCGCCGCCTGCTGTCCTGGGCGAAGGCGGCGGGCTTCACTCGGGTGACCCCGTCGGCGACGGCCTGGTGCTACGCCACCCCGGAGGAGACCGCATGGTGGTCCGCCCTGTGGGCCGACCGCACGACGGCCTCGGCGTACGCGACCATCGCGACGGACGCCGGTCATGCGACCCCGGCCGGGCTGGCCGCCATCGCGGACGCCTGGCACCGCTGGGGCGCGGCCCCGGACGCCTGGTTCTCGGTCCTGAACGGCGAAATCCTGGCCAGGGCCTGA
- a CDS encoding TIGR03086 family metal-binding protein has protein sequence MPDTLLERHAEALRFFGERVRAVQEDQWGAPTPCTQWSVRDLVNHVTGELLWIPPMVTEGRTVEEIGDAFSGDVLGRDPAGAWERAAAGARAAFTVPGALDRTVRLSYGPALGRAYCAEQTADCVVHAWDLARGIGADDRIPDGLVEFALKEVMPYADGLAASGMFAAPLDVPAGADAQTRLLALVGRQG, from the coding sequence ATGCCGGACACGCTGCTCGAACGGCACGCCGAGGCCCTGCGGTTCTTCGGCGAGCGGGTACGCGCCGTCCAGGAGGACCAGTGGGGCGCCCCGACCCCCTGTACGCAATGGTCCGTGCGCGACCTGGTCAACCACGTCACCGGCGAACTGCTCTGGATCCCGCCGATGGTCACCGAGGGTCGCACCGTCGAGGAGATCGGCGACGCGTTCTCCGGCGACGTGCTCGGCCGGGACCCGGCAGGCGCCTGGGAGCGGGCAGCGGCCGGCGCCCGGGCCGCCTTCACTGTTCCTGGGGCGCTGGACCGCACGGTGCGGCTCTCGTACGGGCCCGCACTGGGCCGGGCGTACTGCGCCGAGCAGACCGCCGACTGCGTCGTGCACGCCTGGGACCTCGCGCGCGGCATCGGCGCCGACGACCGGATCCCCGACGGTCTCGTCGAGTTCGCCCTCAAGGAGGTCATGCCGTACGCCGACGGGCTCGCGGCCAGCGGAATGTTCGCCGCGCCGCTGGACGTGCCGGCGGGCGCGGACGCCCAGACCCGACTGCTGGCCCTGGTGGGCCGGCAGGGCTGA
- a CDS encoding aminotransferase class I/II-fold pyridoxal phosphate-dependent enzyme → MQRTAEGRGPVRYGPPAPEPGLPVLPELTAVVAAAAERSAPEPPGGGQPVREAACRHWGRRGMPTEPENVAAGPGAPALLLALLGAFGGDVLLPRPCPAWWTPQVRLLGRRAYHVPTPAECGGIPDPYALLETVRRVRAEGGDPRVLILSVADDPTATVPPPELLREACEAAGDAGLFVVSDESWRDTVHRPHDTLVLSPAEMLPDQAAVLLDLSGALLPAGWPAAVVRFPGTPRGTWLRARTLDVLTATGATVAGPVAAAASHALDEPDAVTARAHAAATLHGVIAAAAHRELLAVGALARPPQAGRHLYADLGPLRAGLARQGVRDAMELEDYLGSRLGAPTPGGQRFADELGALRVRLSTGPLLGATPQERLAALTVRDPLVLPHVRRSLDRLGSVLAGLTS, encoded by the coding sequence ATGCAGCGCACGGCGGAGGGCCGAGGTCCGGTCCGGTACGGACCGCCCGCGCCCGAACCCGGCCTGCCCGTGCTCCCCGAACTCACCGCCGTCGTCGCTGCCGCCGCCGAACGGTCCGCGCCCGAACCCCCCGGCGGCGGTCAGCCCGTGCGCGAGGCCGCCTGCCGGCACTGGGGGAGGCGCGGGATGCCCACCGAGCCGGAGAACGTGGCCGCCGGGCCCGGCGCGCCCGCGCTGCTGCTGGCACTGCTCGGCGCGTTCGGGGGCGACGTGCTGCTACCCAGGCCCTGTCCCGCTTGGTGGACACCACAGGTCCGACTGTTGGGACGACGGGCCTACCACGTGCCGACGCCCGCCGAATGCGGCGGCATCCCGGACCCGTACGCCCTGCTGGAGACCGTACGGCGGGTGCGCGCAGAGGGCGGCGACCCTCGCGTGCTCATCCTCTCGGTCGCCGACGACCCGACGGCGACCGTGCCCCCGCCCGAACTGCTGCGCGAGGCCTGCGAGGCGGCCGGGGACGCCGGGCTGTTCGTCGTCAGCGACGAGAGCTGGCGCGACACCGTCCACCGGCCGCACGACACGCTCGTCCTGAGCCCGGCCGAGATGCTGCCCGACCAGGCCGCCGTACTGCTCGACCTGTCCGGCGCGCTGTTGCCCGCCGGATGGCCCGCCGCCGTGGTCCGCTTCCCCGGCACGCCGCGCGGCACCTGGCTGCGGGCCCGCACCCTCGACGTCCTCACCGCGACCGGCGCCACGGTCGCGGGCCCGGTCGCCGCGGCCGCCTCGCACGCGCTCGACGAACCCGACGCCGTCACCGCCCGCGCCCACGCGGCGGCCACACTGCACGGGGTGATCGCCGCCGCCGCCCACCGCGAGCTGCTGGCCGTCGGGGCCCTCGCCCGGCCGCCCCAGGCCGGCCGCCACCTGTACGCCGACCTGGGCCCGCTGCGCGCCGGGCTGGCCCGGCAGGGGGTCCGCGACGCGATGGAACTGGAGGACTACCTCGGCAGCCGGCTCGGTGCGCCCACCCCCGGCGGACAGCGCTTCGCGGACGAACTGGGCGCGCTGCGGGTCCGCCTGTCGACCGGCCCGCTGCTGGGCGCCACCCCGCAGGAGCGGCTCGCCGCGCTGACCGTACGCGACCCCCTCGTGCTCCCGCACGTACGGCGCTCCCTGGACCGCCTCGGATCGGTCCTGGCCGGACTGACCTCCTGA
- a CDS encoding MBL fold metallo-hydrolase, whose translation MRDQTDTPPAGTRPDAPASPLAPRPPAPVSVPAAPGPGFGRAGAAPVTPAPGGTPPAPAAPRPVGEVRSWPRSFADRLTTPLPGIRAYARLAREGAFRPGPDGLRGIPDLPYAPAPLPAAGPGTLCATWAGHASWVLRIGGLTVLTDPVWSRRIIGTPARMTPVGVRWEELPPVDAVVISHNHYDHLDAPTLKRLPRHTPLFVPAGLARWCRRRGFTRVTELDWWESAELGGVRFDFVPAHHWSKRSLIDTCRTLWGGWVLTDTRAVTPRKVYFAGDTGYGHWFGEIGRRHPGIELAMLPIGAYAPRWWLSDVHADPEEAVRACLDVGARRMAPMHWGTFVLSAEPVMEPLHRVRAAWARAGLPRDDLWDLTIGGSRAW comes from the coding sequence ATGAGGGACCAGACGGACACCCCGCCGGCCGGGACCCGGCCGGACGCCCCCGCCTCCCCCCTCGCTCCCCGGCCCCCGGCACCGGTTTCCGTTCCGGCGGCCCCCGGCCCGGGCTTCGGCCGTGCGGGGGCCGCCCCGGTGACTCCCGCCCCCGGGGGCACCCCACCGGCTCCGGCCGCGCCGCGACCCGTGGGGGAGGTGCGGAGCTGGCCGCGGTCCTTCGCCGACCGGCTGACCACCCCGCTGCCCGGCATCCGCGCCTACGCCCGGCTCGCCCGCGAGGGCGCCTTCCGACCCGGCCCCGACGGGCTGCGCGGCATCCCCGACCTGCCCTACGCCCCGGCCCCGCTGCCCGCGGCCGGCCCCGGCACCCTCTGCGCCACCTGGGCGGGCCACGCCAGTTGGGTCCTGCGGATCGGCGGGCTGACCGTACTGACCGACCCCGTCTGGTCCCGGCGCATCATCGGCACCCCCGCCCGGATGACCCCCGTCGGCGTGCGCTGGGAGGAGCTGCCGCCCGTCGACGCGGTGGTGATCAGCCACAACCACTACGACCACCTCGACGCCCCCACCCTCAAGCGGCTCCCCCGGCACACCCCGCTCTTCGTCCCGGCCGGCCTGGCCCGCTGGTGCCGGCGCCGCGGCTTCACCCGGGTCACCGAGCTCGACTGGTGGGAGTCCGCGGAACTGGGCGGCGTACGCTTCGACTTCGTCCCGGCACACCACTGGTCCAAGCGGTCGCTGATCGACACCTGCCGGACCCTGTGGGGCGGCTGGGTGCTCACCGACACGCGGGCCGTGACGCCGAGGAAGGTGTACTTCGCGGGCGACACCGGGTACGGGCACTGGTTCGGCGAGATCGGCCGCCGCCATCCGGGCATCGAGCTGGCCATGCTGCCGATCGGGGCGTACGCGCCGAGGTGGTGGCTCAGCGACGTCCACGCCGATCCGGAGGAGGCGGTCCGGGCCTGCCTCGACGTGGGGGCGCGGCGGATGGCGCCCATGCACTGGGGCACGTTCGTGCTGTCCGCGGAGCCGGTGATGGAGCCGCTGCACCGGGTGCGGGCGGCATGGGCCCGGGCCGGTCTGCCCCGGGACGACCTGTGGGACCTCACGATCGGCGGCTCCCGAGCGTGGTAG
- a CDS encoding VTT domain-containing protein, producing the protein MTWRGPAVAAAAVVVGQVPPETTRQAVGYPALFLLVALGALVPVIPTGALVSTAAVVAFHQSLPFGLLLVFVVAAVAAFVGDLALYWLGQRGVRSRNGSRWLEALRGRATPERLARAQVKLDEHGVLVLVLSRLVPAGRIPVMLACLLARLPLRRFARGDAPACLAWAATYGLIGILGGSLFSEPWKGVALAVALTLLISGAPTLWRRLKPH; encoded by the coding sequence GTGACGTGGCGCGGGCCGGCGGTGGCGGCTGCGGCGGTGGTGGTCGGCCAGGTGCCGCCGGAGACGACTCGGCAGGCGGTGGGCTACCCGGCGCTGTTCCTGCTGGTGGCGCTGGGGGCGCTGGTGCCCGTGATCCCGACGGGGGCACTCGTGAGCACGGCGGCGGTGGTGGCGTTCCACCAGTCACTGCCCTTCGGCCTCTTGCTGGTGTTCGTGGTGGCGGCGGTGGCGGCGTTCGTCGGGGACCTGGCGCTGTACTGGCTGGGGCAGCGCGGCGTGCGGTCGCGCAACGGCTCGCGGTGGCTGGAGGCCCTGCGCGGCCGGGCCACACCCGAACGGCTCGCCCGGGCACAGGTCAAGCTGGACGAGCACGGGGTCCTGGTCCTGGTGCTCTCCCGGCTGGTGCCGGCGGGCAGGATCCCGGTGATGCTGGCTTGCCTCCTGGCCCGGCTCCCGCTGCGCCGGTTCGCCCGCGGCGACGCCCCGGCCTGTCTCGCCTGGGCGGCGACTTACGGCCTGATCGGCATCCTGGGCGGCTCCCTGTTCTCGGAGCCGTGGAAGGGCGTGGCCCTGGCGGTGGCCCTGACCCTCCTGATCAGCGGGGCCCCCACCCTGTGGCGCCGCCTCAAACCCCACTGA
- a CDS encoding MBL fold metallo-hydrolase has product MPVEITWWGHATCTVEESGVRLLTDPLFARRLAHLRRRRGALPPPEAAEADVVLVSHLHADHLHLPSLARLARGTRLLVPAGARLAVPGLARVAQVRRLAVTEVAPGDEVGVRSGVRVRAVRACHDGRRLPFGPHLAPALGYVVHGSARTYFAGDTGLFDTMAEEVGPVDVALLPVGGWGPYLGPGHLDAGRAARALAALAPAAAVPVHYGTYWPIGMDAVRPHEFHAPGEEFVRQARQLAPKVTVRLPDHGERVRLP; this is encoded by the coding sequence ATGCCGGTGGAGATCACCTGGTGGGGCCATGCCACCTGCACGGTCGAGGAATCCGGGGTGCGGCTGCTGACCGATCCGCTGTTCGCCCGGCGGCTCGCGCACCTGCGTCGGCGGCGCGGAGCGCTGCCCCCGCCGGAGGCGGCCGAGGCGGACGTGGTGCTGGTGTCGCACCTGCACGCCGACCACCTGCACCTGCCGTCGCTGGCCCGGCTGGCACGCGGGACCCGGCTGCTGGTGCCGGCCGGGGCGCGCCTGGCCGTGCCGGGGCTCGCACGGGTCGCGCAGGTGCGCCGGCTGGCGGTCACCGAGGTGGCGCCGGGCGACGAGGTGGGCGTCCGGTCCGGCGTACGGGTCCGGGCGGTCCGGGCGTGCCACGACGGGCGGCGGCTGCCGTTCGGGCCGCACCTGGCGCCGGCGCTCGGGTACGTGGTCCACGGCTCGGCACGGACGTACTTCGCCGGGGACACCGGGCTGTTCGACACGATGGCCGAGGAGGTCGGGCCGGTGGACGTGGCGCTGCTCCCGGTCGGCGGCTGGGGCCCGTACCTGGGGCCGGGGCACCTGGACGCGGGGCGGGCGGCGCGAGCGTTGGCCGCGCTGGCGCCGGCGGCGGCGGTGCCGGTGCACTACGGAACGTACTGGCCCATCGGGATGGACGCGGTGCGGCCGCACGAATTCCATGCGCCGGGCGAGGAGTTCGTACGGCAGGCCCGGCAGCTGGCTCCGAAGGTGACGGTACGGCTGCCGGACCACGGCGAACGGGTGCGGCTGCCGTGA